Proteins co-encoded in one Oncorhynchus kisutch isolate 150728-3 linkage group LG1, Okis_V2, whole genome shotgun sequence genomic window:
- the LOC116376176 gene encoding RNA-binding protein 25-like, whose amino-acid sequence RDRETERQKQRQRDRDRETETERQRDRNRETETERQKQRDRNRETERQKQRDRNRETERQKQRDRETETERQKQRDRNRETETERQRDRETRDKRQETETERQKQRDRETERQNRETETERQKQRDRNRETETENRDRQRDRNRETEQRDRETETERQKQRDRETERQKQRDRNRETERQRDRNRETETERQKQRDRETERQKQRDRETETERQKQRDRNRETETERETERQKQRDRETETERQRDRNREERQRDRRQKTERQRDRNRETETETEKQRDRETERQKQRDRNRETETERQRDRNRETERQRDRNRETETERQRQRDRNRETERQKQRDRKGDRNRETETERQRDRETETERQKQRDRNREQRDRETETERQKQRDRQRDRNRETERQRDRETETE is encoded by the exons agagacagagagacagagagacagaaac agagacagagagacagagacagagagacagaaacagagagacagagagacagaaacagagagacagaaacagagagacagaaacagagagacagaaacagagagacagagagacagaaacagagagacagaaacagagagacagagagacagaaacagagagacagagagacagaaacagagagacagaaacagagagacagaaacagagagacagaaacagagagacagagagacagagagacaagagacaagagacaagagacagaaacagagagacagaaacagagagacagagagacagagagacagaacagagagacagaaacagagagacagaaacagagagacagaaacagagagacagagacagagaacagagacagacagagagacagaaacagagagacagaacagagagacagagagacagaaacagagagacagaaacagagagacagagagacagagagacagaaacagagagacagaaacagagagacagagagacagagagacagaaacagagagacagaaacagagagacagaaacagagagacagagagacagagagacagaaacagagagacagagagacagaaacagagagacagaaacagagagacagaaacagagagacagaaacagagag agaaacagagagacagaaacagagagacagagagacagagacagagagacagagagacagaaacagagaagagagacagagagacagaagacagaaaacagagagacagagagacagaaacagagagacagaaacagagacagaaaaacagagagacagagagacagagagacagaaacagagagacagaaacagagagacagagacagagagacagagagacagaaacagagaaacagagagacagagagacagaaacagagagacagaaacagagagacagagacagagagacagaaacagagagacagagagacagaaacagagagacagaaagggagacagaaacagagagacagaaacagagagacagagagacagagagacagaaacagagagacagaaacagagagacagaaacagagaacagagagacagagagacagaaacagagagacagaaacagagagacagacagagagacagaaacagagagacagagagacagagagacagagagacagaaacagag